The Chitinophaga flava genome has a segment encoding these proteins:
- the rpsU gene encoding 30S ribosomal protein S21, with the protein MLIIDSKDCENIDKALKKYKKKFEKARILLQLRSRQSFTKPSVKRRTQVLKAVYKQQLASGKLEA; encoded by the coding sequence ATGTTGATCATTGATTCTAAAGATTGCGAAAACATAGACAAGGCGCTTAAAAAATATAAAAAGAAATTTGAGAAAGCACGCATCTTGCTGCAGCTCAGATCCCGCCAGTCTTTCACTAAACCATCTGTTAAACGCCGTACCCAGGTGTTAAAGGCTGTTTACAAACAACAGCTGGCGAGTGGTAAACTTGAAGCTTAG
- a CDS encoding tyrosine-type recombinase/integrase, whose amino-acid sequence MNEVLYSLAERFISHIQLEKRYSEHTCTAYRNDLLQFFDYTTAAYGNVSVGDITHVMVRSWLASLMEDAMTAKSVNRKISSLKSFFKFCIRQELLQQTPMTKVVAPKISRRLPGFIDEKGMKALEDNRSPVSVTSPIIFADDFEGDTHRLIFEIFYQTGIRLSELISLQEFRVDKGNLSIKVMGKGGKERIIPISNRLYDQISEYMAQKRRQLEEFESGVLLVHPHSGQRLYPKYVYLMVRKYLTDHEITTFRKKSPHLLRHTFATHLTNNGADLKAVKDLLGHASLTSTQIYTHTTIEQLKKVYQQAHPKA is encoded by the coding sequence TTGAACGAAGTACTATATTCCTTAGCCGAGCGGTTCATCTCCCATATCCAGCTCGAAAAGCGATACTCAGAGCATACTTGCACCGCCTATCGCAACGATCTCCTTCAATTTTTCGATTATACTACGGCTGCCTACGGTAATGTGTCCGTAGGAGATATTACCCACGTAATGGTCCGCAGCTGGCTCGCCAGCCTGATGGAAGATGCCATGACAGCCAAAAGCGTTAACCGGAAAATATCCTCCCTTAAATCCTTTTTCAAATTCTGTATCCGCCAGGAGCTGCTGCAGCAGACCCCGATGACCAAAGTGGTAGCGCCTAAAATCAGCCGCCGCCTGCCAGGATTTATTGATGAAAAAGGGATGAAAGCCCTGGAAGACAACCGCAGCCCGGTATCTGTCACCTCACCCATTATTTTTGCAGACGACTTCGAAGGAGATACCCATCGCCTTATTTTCGAAATATTTTACCAGACCGGTATCCGTTTGTCGGAACTGATCTCTTTACAGGAGTTCAGGGTCGATAAAGGTAACCTGTCCATTAAAGTGATGGGCAAGGGAGGAAAAGAACGGATTATTCCGATCAGCAACCGGTTATATGACCAGATCAGTGAGTATATGGCACAGAAACGCCGGCAACTGGAAGAATTTGAATCTGGTGTACTGTTGGTGCATCCGCATAGCGGGCAGCGGTTATATCCCAAATATGTGTACCTCATGGTACGCAAATACCTGACGGACCACGAAATCACTACGTTCCGGAAGAAAAGTCCGCACCTGCTGCGGCATACTTTCGCCACACATCTGACAAACAACGGGGCCGACCTGAAAGCGGTAAAGGACCTGTTGGGCCACGCCAGTCTTACTTCTACACAGATTTATACACATACAACGATAGAACAGCTGAAGAAGGTTTACCAGCAGGCGCATCCTAAGGCGTAA
- the hpf gene encoding ribosome hibernation-promoting factor, HPF/YfiA family, with the protein MNVQIQTVHFDADSKLIDHVNKKLQKLSTFYDRIISVDVFLKLDNLAHQVKDKIAEIRVRIPRQDLFVKHESKSFEESFDLAFDSLVNQVKKQKEKKFQ; encoded by the coding sequence ATGAACGTTCAAATTCAAACTGTGCATTTTGATGCTGATTCAAAACTGATTGATCACGTGAACAAAAAATTGCAGAAGCTGAGCACCTTTTACGATCGGATCATCAGTGTGGATGTGTTTTTAAAGTTGGATAATTTAGCGCATCAGGTTAAAGATAAAATTGCCGAAATAAGAGTACGAATTCCCCGCCAGGACCTCTTTGTGAAGCATGAGTCCAAATCCTTCGAAGAGTCATTTGACTTAGCTTTTGACTCCTTAGTCAACCAGGTTAAAAAGCAAAAGGAAAAGAAATTTCAATAA